The following is a genomic window from Brienomyrus brachyistius isolate T26 unplaced genomic scaffold, BBRACH_0.4 scaffold46, whole genome shotgun sequence.
AATTGTTCTTAAGCAGATTCGGAACATGAAAAATGGTGATAAATTGAATGGACTAcaaactgaaatctaattttaataaataaatcatataaTATATGCTTTTTGTTGTGGGGCGTAACACTAGAAAACACCAACAGCACATTTCATTATGCACTTTTTTTGTCTGACTACCTACTAGGGATCCAGATTTTACCAGGGAATGTGTTTGACTAGGGCTGGGAAACATGCCCTAAAAATGATACCAGTTTTTTTCAGAGATTTTTACAATATCAGCATTTACCACAATATTCTAAAATTCATACCTAGAAGACAGTAAAATATGACAGGTGTTTTTTCTGATTATGATGACGAAATTGTTTTACTGATAGTTATAGAGCATATGACAGGTAAATTACACCAACAGACTCATATCGCGATAGAATTTGTGTAGAGATATTGCATTATGACCGTCAATTATGCAAGAAAACAATTATTTAGGATATATGAAGATATTGGGCACCAGATATTGTCTTCTTTCATACTTTTAATTTACTCTAAGCACATTCTTAGCTGGAATGGACTGACCTAAAGTAAACGGattgttttcatatttgctgaGGAAGTATGTGATGCATAACAgcggcctcctaatcatcccctatatctaatTAGTGAATTCtcacctgccccttcaccaccttggcTAACATATGGTGAGCATACTGGTACAGAATGATTGCCATTGAATTATCCAGTTACACGGTGGTGAtggaagtggctccccattggatctgtaaagcgctatataaatgtaatgtttATTCATTCAATGTGAATAGCTTCAGCTACAGCATAGTTAAACTTGAGGCTGGGTCCAGCAGTTTTAAATGCCTCACATATAACTGAAGTTTAGCTAATTAAGAATTTTATGAACCATTTCAATATAATTACACAAATGGAGTCATTTCACATTGGCATACAatagggctcttcaaatctcaCCGTCAAttacaaatccaggccttgttttcagttctcccaggtagttagtttaataattattgattctgattggtcagaggtttcacacctggctcacaggtaaaggaaggcaggAAAACTCCTCACAGAAAACTAGAATCATCAATAAAGCCGAAGAACTAGCAGACGGAGAAGCCAGGCTTGGTTGACTGATGCCATGTGACTTCTGACAGGGTAGAGAAAagtaattcatttatttatttttctggaaaaaatgtgaataaaagaTTCAAATGAAAAATAGTCATCTAAGTTcatatttattcacattttaaaacaatgaaGTACGCATTTAGAATATTCTTGTGGTTGGActcattaaaaatattaaaatatggtATTTTATATATCAAAGtggcattttaaaaaattctcAAGGTCTTGTCACAGGGGAATATGAGGTCAATATAAGGCAAAACCTAGCTGAAAATTAATGAGATTAAGTCATTAAGATGCATCTTAAAggatcatttttcattttatttgcagTAAAATTCAACGCAGAGCTTCACAacattattaaataaaaacaatatccaTCAATTGCACAAGAGCAAACGTTTCCAAAGTGTTCAAGTACATGTATCTTGACCTGCATAGCGTTGTACACAAAAGGCAAAACTCTGGCTCAAATGCAGTTCACTCTCCGACACCCTTATCCCAAGCAAGCAGATGTAAGCCCTTATTACTTAACCTCTGATTTGCAGGAGGAACAACATCACTAAATGTGCAGATCACTTCTTGACTAAAGTAAAAACAACTTTGCCGAAACAAGTGATGGTGATGACCTTTCTGGGTTTTCAGAACTTGTCAACAGGTCCACTTCCTTAAACAGGAAAGAGCCCCTGCTGAGTATTGTCTGACATGCAGTGTTCGGCACAATATCAGCATCTGTAGTCAAACGTGAAATTCATAATGATCCCATAGAACCTGGCAGCCTGCGGTCATCTCCTTGCTTGACCAGGCAACGGCAGTTTTTAAGGCATTTGAGTTGATCAAATGATATCATAAGCTGTCCTTTGCAAGTCAGAGGTCAATTGTGGGCAGATCAACAAACActatgcatgttctgcttttGGATAGAAGATACTTAAGCATACAGAAGATACATATTATCTTACCCTGCTTCACAGTACCTCATAATACAGGCTTATGCACAGGTTCATAAATAATACTAGAACATGCTATGCACATTTAACAAATATAGCGGGACTAATACCCTTGGCCTGTGCTTTGATTGGCACTCCATGGCCACGCCTACTTTTACACACCAATGAACAACCAGGATTTTACCAAAACATTGGCCTTGAGTTAAGGGTGTTTCGTGACATTCTGTCATAAATATAAGTATATAAAGACTTAAGACATTAGAATTATACATCCATTCAATTCAGAACTACAAATAAAATCCTAATTTCAAATCGCCAATTTAAGCCAGAGTTTGCTCTCCATAAAAACTAACCAAAAAGTCTTATGAACCAAAAGTTGTGCTAAAGCTCACCTCACGTCTTAAGGACTTTACACCCTTATCAGTCTCCCCTGTCCGTACATATACCAAGTACCACTTTGGAATGACATAAATGCATAATATGACTTAATGGACAGCAACTTTGGATTGTAGCCATAGACAAAACACATACAAACTGAACACTGgactattttttttaatccagtgTCCTAAAGTAAACATATCAAGGCTCAGTTGCTTATAAAACACACTAGCACATTCAACTCAAAAAGGTACATTTTTGAGGAAATTTTGTCAAACTGAGTATTGTTCATTTTAGTGCACACAAGAATATTTACAAACATCAGCCAGTCCGACAGGACTGTGCCTGACCTTCAGCAGTACCAGTTCGGCCAGAGGGTAAGGACTCCTAGTGCATGCTCAATATATGGAGTCCCGACGACACCCATCGGGAGTCACAGCAAGATCTCAGCTGATTCATTCTGGCTCCGCCCCCAGAGACATGCAGTTCAGCTGAACTGACAATTCCAAGCTTTCCTTTGCCATCTATGGTTGTACCTTGCTGTTGCCTTGGATAAGTTTAGGGTGTCGATCACCTTAATCTAATTAGCAGTTACTGAAAATGGAAAGTGATAAGTGACCATGTGACATTGCCTTCTTGGAATGTAGACAAAGGACTTTCTAagcctttgtttttgtttagttttttttaaagatcaCTTGTGCTGATGTTGCTACAAAGCAGAGCAAAAAGAATCCGTTTCAGCTTATTGCTGGTGATCAAGACTGATATCAAGCAGCAGCTGAAGCTCTTTACTATAAGCATACTTCAAGGTTTCAATGCAAGCCACTCATACTATGTACAGATGAGGACATTTCTCATATACCATGGCtcagaaataaaaacacaaggTTACTTCCTTATATTTCACGACTGAAAGCCAACAAAATGAGCAGGCAACCACAAGAAACCAAAGGTCCAATCAACTTGCCCTCCCTCTTCACTGAATaagaataaattaaataaataataaaaatagatCAAACTTTTGTTAACTGTACTTCAAAACAGACCCCTGCAGCACACGACAAAATAGATATTTGCAGATGTTTCCAGTGACGGCGATGGCAAATAAGAGGAGAGAATTGCAGGAGATTAAAAAATGTGTGCACATCCCTGAATTCAAATGAAAAGTAGAAAATTGCTAGTGTACAAAAGTGTTGATGCTTCTCTTACCACCCTCTCTGAGTTCATGGAGGAAAGCTGGAAGAGGGATGGTACAGGGTTGAGAATTTAGTTGTGGCTCCAGCTTTGAATAAAATGAAACTGTGTCCCAATTATAGGTGCACAGCTGACTTGTCCATCGCTTCTTGTATGTTCACAGTAATGGGCCCCTCAGGGTCTCCTTGTGTGGATTTTAAGGTGAATACAGTCTGGCAACTCCAACTGAGCTACAAATTGCACTTGACTCAAAAACACCTGCATGGGAAACATGGGTCATATGAAAACCGTAACAGCAGATTCTGTTCGCCGTCCGCTGGCAAAAAATAGGctgaattaaataaaatactgaaaGGACGGCCAGTGAGAATAAGAACAAACAATGAACAAACATCATTCCTAATGAGTGATGAAAATGCAAACTCTGAACAATAAAATCCATTTGATGTTGTGGGCTGGTGTTTCATGTTGTAACATCTAGCAGGGCTACCTATTAAATCACCCAAAAACATCTCCAAACTGGGTACAATCACATCACCAAACGGCTACTGTCAGCAGATGTGTCAATGAACCTGAACTGCAGATTTATGAATCAATTCCAGACTTTTTCCCCATCCTGTCCAAGCCAAGACTATCTGTCCTGACTGTCTGAAACTGAGGTATTGTCGGGGTTCCCTGGGGGGGTCTCCAGCAGCATAGTGGAGAAGCCATTACTTTCCGAGTCGCCCGTGTCCTCAGCATGTGTCCGCACGAAGTCATTCTCCCACTCCAGCGTGTTGGAGTCCTCCGAGGCAGAAGCCGGGCCGCTGGCTGCCTTGCCCCTCCCTGGCAGCAGTGCCGCCCGCAGGATGTCCTCCTCAGTGCGGGAGCGCTCGCACACCGCCAGCCCTCGCGTCATTCCTGCACCATCGATGCAGGAAATGCGACATTAGCCTCTGCCCCCCATATAATCAGCATTCCACATTGGCTGCATGCAATCCAATGCTCCTTTTAAATTATAAGAGCAATTTCTTAATTAATTGAACTGGACAGAATGTATCAGTTATAACTAAAGGAGGTGTCTAAACCCCTAGAAAGTTACGTGTTTACAGACTTTTGCCAATCAGTGCTCTCAGTTTAATCAAATAGTTGCGAAATATGTGAAGTAATTTTCCGCCTAAGTATAGTACTCGAGTAGTTCTACATAGAATGTGTAGAATAATGTATGCAACATATAAATATTTACTATTCACTGATGTTAAAAATAATAGCTAATGGAATCTGAAAGGGTGCCTAGGCCTGGAAAATGTGCACTTACCACAAATGAAGCTAAGCACTTCTGTCTAGCCACTGATGTAAACGCACAAATTATCCGGGAAAGAAATAAACTGACTGCCAAGACCAACCAATGAAAGATTTGCTTACAAGAGTCTGCTAGTTACCCGGCTGATTCTCATTGGTTCTGCGATATGACACTGGAAAAATGTGGCCTCTCACCAAAACTAAGACCTAACTCAGTGAATGTGTCTTCATTTCTGGAATATTTAGATAAAGGGATCCATGACACTTTGAAGAGTGAGATTTTATCAATCAGATTTTGTCTCTCAGTCGCAATGTTCCCCTGACCACAATTTCCAAACTAAAATAGAAGGCCATTTGGGCCAAAGTCTAGTCCCTCACCCTCCTCATCTTCCCACTCCAGGTCCAAAGAGGTGCCGTCATCGTTGGTGGAGCGTGTCCTAGTAGTGAAGTCATAGCTGCTCTCTGTGTTGGGTGTGACAGCGTTCgtctcagaggaaacccctggCATCACAGATGGCAAGGAAAGAGGGGTGTTACCATAGAAACACAAGCTCCAATTACCCCATTACGCTGAATGCTGGTTCTCCAGACCCACATCAAACAACCAAGCCTTGAAAGTATTCAGCATGGTTTACCGTAACTgctacacacagacacctgccaAAATATCCAGcggaaaaaacaaaaacaaagcccCCCCTGCAGAGATATGTCACTTCAGTACCTTAGTTACGTTTAAAAATTTTCTTTAGCGGTTGTAGTACAATTTTTCATCCTTTGTTGATGAAAAGGGTACATCTATTAGCCAAAATCAAGAAGTCATATGCGATTAATTCTTTACCATATAGTGATATAATTTTCACAGGTTCTGAGTCTTTGTGATCCACAAAAACTGACATATTTATTAATCTGATGGTACCTTTTTGAAATCAGATAATTGCTATTAATTTACTATATTCTTAATAAGAGATTTCAGTTCCTATCGAGTTTGCTGTTGATTCTGTTAATAGATCACTCTAGCATACTGATCCAGATGAGTTTTCGGCTTAAGTATAAGAtacacaattattttttttgtgattcaTGCCTGTCTTTTTTCTATTCacaaagtgttttctgtttagtATTAAGCAAACTGTGTCCCCAAACTAGCAAGACAATATCAATGAGTAATATGATTTTGGATTGTACTTGTTTTCTCTATCACACTTTGTGCAGTATTGACACATCATGTGCATCTGCTTATGGTCACAGCAGAAACAGACCCTGTTATCTGGAAGTTCAGACTTTCAGAGACATGTAATTTGCCACCTGTGATGTAATCTTAGTGGTGCAGAACTTGAAGTATGACCAAGAAGAGTCAACTTAAAGTCTCAGAGAAGACCGAGCTGTTGTGTCAAGTAGCTCTGCTATGCAAGGTTGGGGTGGGCAATATAGCAATATcatgatatttcaaggaaatttGTGATAATGGTATTTATGACAATATAGAaaataattctgaacaatgtttAATCAGTGATTGCAGCTTGCAGGTAGCAGCAATTATTATTCATTATCTATCCATAATATGTCTGCTTAATGCTTTAGTGTAACAATAACTTAACCGTATAACTCTTCAAGAACGTGCACAATATAGTCATCTAATAAAACTGACCTTAAATTTTAAAGACAAATGTAAACAAACGGCAGAAATCCAAACAGACTTTCCGTCAAAATGTAAACACTCACTgcttatgaaaataaaataaaaatgtagtcAAAACTTAAATAATTGCcttgcatgtttttttggatTACCATCAAATGAAGTAGACTATTAGTGCTGGAACTGTTGCAATGCTTCTAATTTCTTGTGTAAACATAAAATGGATACACCCTGAAGTAAGGTAAGTGAGAATGTCAGGGCTGCAGCTGTAGAAGTAAACACTTTGAGAGTTAACTAGCCATCCAGGTGGCAGACACATCACAGCCAGAGCTTTGGATTCTTTGTCAAGaacaccacacactcacacatgggcaatttagtaactccaattaacctcagcatgtctttgaaactgaagtacctggaggaaaccccacaatgacatggggagaacatgcaaacgccgcacacacacacacacacacacacacacacacacacacacggcccaggtggagacttgaacctgggtcccctAGGTGTGaatcaacagtgctaaccactgcaccaccatgccacccccccccacctttaaTATCACTTTCcttcaatatcactacgtaattATGTAACTCAAATTATTACAAAACAGAAAAAGTGGTTCGTACACTGTACGAAGTTTCGATAGCGTACTACAGCGGCATTAGCACTGTGCACGAGCGAGGGAATGCACAGGTACTATTCTAGAGGGTGGACTACCAAAAAAGGCAAAACTACCTTAAATTTCATTTATTCGTGGttattaaattaccattagtATACCATGCTTTTTAATATCACTTGTCCTTACAGCTGCTAGATATGCTCatcattaaagccataaagtcgtCTGCTTGCTACCTTAGAATCTCCACCGAATAAGTATTTCAGAAAATGTTTAGGCtagaatctgggcttattctacacTGCTTGATGGtgccagcgtgtgtgtgtgtgtgtgtgtgtgtgttgtgcttGTTGAGAGCAGTGCTGGTATAGGAAGCTAAAGCTGAAAAGAAAACGGAAactaatttttaaataatcgttaaatgaaataaaaatgaaaactatatATACCTAAAAAACCTGTCAGACTTTAAACTGCTGAAAGTACTGCCACACCACCATAGTCTTTTTGCCTGGTTTATCCACAGTATctcatcttttaaaagatgtcgCAGCTGCTTGGCCGTGGAACTGGGGAAATGATTCACTTCCATAATGCACATCTTAAAACAGTCAGCATCTTGTCTAAAGCCCAGTGAATGATTAAATGTGCATGTCAGTATAGCGTAACTATTCTACATGATTGTATGGTACGtgcgcaataatcaccaggtCTTCAGATAATGGGTACAAACATTTGTCCAGACGGCGGCTATTCGGTATATATGAACATTTACacccacaatttggtaagcagattagtagtatgaCTAAAATGAATGAGAGGCCTATAAAGGTTGGGTAACATAGATGAATGCGTCATTCAGAAATTTCATGTGCTTTGATTACTTGGGTGTTAGAACTTTGGAGTgacactattttttttttccaaaatcagTGACGTACACAATGAACGTTGATGAGATAGGTGTCACCACACCTGTAATAGTTTGCATACTGCCAATGGTCCATCAGTCAGGAATGTCATTGTCTCTGCCCCCCACGCCCTTCACTTTGGAAAGGAAGAgtaaattttaaaaagaaacaattgtaacctttttacagtttataacatgcaacggattaaacgctgatgaataaaaagtgcaatcacattatactGGAATAATAcaagcctattagcatattccaGCATGCTTGCTTGCCACATATATACCCGTTTGTATTTTGGGTTGTAAATACTTGGGCTGTGTCTTCCGTTGATGTAAGTGTGTATACCTGTGTGTGCCCCGAACTGTGCCAGTTACTCGGATGTTTCTGTGGTCTCTGTAAGTAGTTATCATGTCTGTACTTTAGAGCCCAGCGTCA
Proteins encoded in this region:
- the LOC125723181 gene encoding AP-1 complex-associated regulatory protein-like isoform X2; translation: MFSGHRPINEDEITYLRENRYAAITDKQLLIDGKLQAELAAREEQLKVEEEAEYAAQRQAARVAQKRKCAQLVRDKADTERHGEHQKTTAGISDGETCQRNTKAPLEQFRSSRVSSETNAVTPNTESSYDFTTRTRSTNDDGTSLDLEWEDEEGMTRGLAVCERSRTEEDILRAALLPGRGKAASGPASASEDSNTLEWENDFVRTHAEDTGDSESNGFSTMLLETPPGNPDNTSVSDSQDR